Proteins co-encoded in one Pararge aegeria chromosome 19, ilParAegt1.1, whole genome shotgun sequence genomic window:
- the LOC120631888 gene encoding neurexin-3-like produces MADHVRTMRYILFTLLSLSLNKNLAFVLDKQNPYSQFKKWNAGLNGTLELEFKTDQPNGLLLYTDDGTYDFFELKLVNGALRLRYNLGGGAQIITVGSNLHDGHWHKVQVARRDEQTSLSVDGMTQNKTSRGKEFVFGKFNSNSDVFVGGIPPS; encoded by the exons ATGGCGGACCACGTCAGAACGATGCGCTATATCCTGTTCACCCTCCTGTCCCTCTCCCTCAACAAGAACCTGGCCTTCGTCCTCGACAAGCAGAACCCCTACTCCCAATTCAAAAAGTGGAACGCCGGTTTAAACGGGACATTAGAACTTGAGTTCAAAACTGACCAACCGAACGGTCTACTTTTGTATACAGACGATGGGACTTACGACTTTTTTGAGTTGAAACTAGTGAACGGTGCGTTGCGTCTGAGATATAATTTGGGGGGTGGTGCGCAGATAATAACGGTGGGAAGCAATCTGCACGACGGCCACTGGCACAAAGTTCAG GTGGCCCGTCGAGATGAGCAGACCTCGCTGTCTGTAGATGGTATGACTCAGAACAAGACGTCGCGAGGCAAAGAATTCGTGTTCGGAAAGTTCAACTCCAACTCCGACGTCTTCGTGGGAGGGATACCGCCATCGTGA